The Flavobacterium psychrotrophum region GAAAAGGTTATCGCAAGAAAAAAATAATTTGAGTTTTCTGATAAGTAAAGGTCCCGGGGTGAAAGCTTCGGGATTTTTTTTGTTTTGGAAGCTGAGCTGAATTACACTAATTTTATCAGTGATCAATTGAAAATATAATTCCAGATAAGTAAATGCATCCCCTCCGCACCCATATAGAAAAAATCACTCCGCTAACCGATGCTGAATTTGACTATATACTATCTCACTTTACGTCCCGAAAACTAAAAAAACATCAATTTTTAATACAGGCAGGATTAGCTTGCAATCATGATCATTTTGTAGTTAACGGTTTGGTAAAAGCTTACTTTACTGCAGAAGATGGTAAGCAACATATATTACAATTTGGGATGGAAGACTGGTGGATTACCGATTACCAGGCTTATTTTAACCAGATACCCGCCACTCTTGATATCGATTGCATTGAAGATACCGAGGTTCTTTGTCTATCTCTTTATAACCGCGAGAAGCTCGCCGCCGATATGCACAAGATAGAGCACTTTTTCCGTAAAAAGTCAAATTCAGGTTATATTGCCCTTCAACAGCGCATTTTATCATTGCTTAATAATGATGCCAAAACACGTTATAAAGAGCTCCTGGAGCGATACCCTGTCCTCTTTCAGCGTGTGCCAAAAACAGTTATTGCGGCCTATCTGGGCGTATCGCGCGAAACCCTGAGCCGCCTATCCCAGCAGTAAGCGTGATGTACATCACAAAAAATGTGTGACCTGTTTCCTGTGCAGGCTGCCTTACCGTGCCTACTTTTGCCTAGTACTTTTATAAACACATTTTATGAGATTAACAATTAAAAAAACAGCAATGGTACTTGCGGCATTTACCATAATACTTACGGGTATCGATGCAACGGCACAGGTAAAAAAAGGCAAAACAATGAAAAAGAAAATTTTATTTGTGGTAACCAGCCACGACAAAAAAGGTAGTACCGGCGAGCCTACAGGGTATTACTTATCAGAAGTTTCCCATCCTTGGGAAGTGTTGCACAATGCAGGTTATGAAATTGACTTTGTAAGCCCAAAAGGCGGCAAGGCTCCTGTAGATGGCTTTAATCTTGAAGATGCGGTTAATAAAAAATTCTGGAATAATGAAACCTATCGGTACAAGGTAGAACATACGCTAAAACCATCTGAAGTAAAAGTTAACGATTATGTAGCCATACACTATGCAGGCGGGCATGGCGCCATGTGGGATTTAGCTGACAATACTGAAATTGCTGCCATAGCTTCTAAAATTTATGAGCATAACGGCGCCGTAAGTGCGGTATGCCACGGCCCGGCAGGTATTGTGAATATCAAATTAAGCAACAGTAAATATTTAATAGAGGGCAAAAAAGTAGCAGGTTTTACAAATGAAGAAGAAGCTGCTGTAAAATTAGAAAAAGTGGTGCCATTTTTACTGGAAGACAAACTTAAAGAACATGGTGCCAAATATGAAAAAGCAGGCTTATGGCAGGAATATGCCGTAACTGATGAACGGCTTGTAACGGGCCAGAATCCACAGTCTGCCCATGCGGTAGGTATTGCATTACTCAAAGTACTTAAGTCTTTGTAAGATAAAAAAATCCCAATCGTTTCTGGATTGGGATTTTTTTTAACTTATGGATTTTGTACTGAATGCACATTTGGGTCTAAGTGAACTTTTTGTCCACTGCCTGTTATAATCTCAGGAGAATTTACATCATAATACTCGTAATTGGTACTTGTATCGCCTACCGATTTCGGCTTCCTAAGCTCGAGCCTTGTAGAATATCCATCGCCATCATCATCCTGATCACGATAATTTGGAGTCCCATCCGCATCAGTATCTACATATTCTATATCGCTGACATTTGGAAAATTAACCAAATCTAACTCATCTTTATTTAAAATACCATCACCATCAAGATCTGTATAAGTAACGGCATAAAGCCTGAAACTAAATACAATGGGCCTGTATGCCCCTATCAACCCGCTACCACTGTTATAATATGCAAGCCCGGATGGTATAAACATAACGCCCACTCCATAATCATTAAAATTTGCCGGATTAGGATTATCAGGTATATCGGTATAAGTACCGGCATTAAACAACGGGATAATATTTTTCCAGCCCTCTACATATACATCGGTGTATAGCGATAGTTGAGTATTAGGAAATGGCTGGTAATCAAACTGCGTGTCATTAAGCATCCATCCCCTGTAAGATATAAGGATATTATCTCCCCTTGTAGGCCTGTCGCCCGATCCCTGGCGGAAATTAAGATAGTAAACTTTATATTCAACAGTATTTTTCTCGTTAGTACTCTTTACCATTTTGTATTGTAACGGATAAAGAGTTTGATCCCAGATAGAAACCTGTGTAGCCGGATTTTTTATTGAATCAAACCTAATGTTATCAATATCTGCATTCGATATATAGTGGTTTTTAAGGTATTTCTCAATACTGTCCTGTTCAGATGCGTATTGTACTCCAAAATCTCGCGGAGGTGCTACGTTATCATCGTCTTTTTTACACGAGGCAAAAAACGTTATAAGGGCAATAAGGCCAAAAGCCTTTAAAAATCTGTTCATATTAATTTTTTTAATGGGGTGCAAGATACAATTTTCCTGTATTTTTGTATTGGTTATAACACCGATTTTTAGTTATTAGTATGAGAATTGACAAATATTTGTGGTGTGTGCGGTACTACAAAACACGCAGCATAGCCACACAAGCCATACAAAAAGGGCACGTTACCGTAAATGGCCAGCAGGCAAAGGCATCTCGCGATGTATTTGCAGGTGATAAAATAACGGTACGCCGCGATCAGATAAATTACATCCTTAGTATACTGGATATACCGGCAAACCGTGTAGGACCTAAACTGGTAGACATTTACAGGAAAGACGAAACCCCGCCCGAATCTTTTGAGCATCTGGCACTGCTTCGCCTTAGTAAAGAACATTACCGTGCTAAGGGTACAGGAAGGCCTACTAAGAAAGACCGTCGTGACCTTGATGATTATTCTGATGATTTTCCTGATGATGACGATGCCGACATTTAACCAGGCCTACTGGGAAGAGCGTTATAAAAACGACCAAGCCCAATGGGATACGGGTACCGTTACCCCACCCATTAAAGAATACATAGACCAGTTATCTGATAAAACAAAACGCATTTTAGTGCCCGGCGCAGGCAACGGGCATGAGTTTGAATACCTGGTAACACAGGATTTTAAGAATGCTGTAATGCTGGACATAGCAAAGGAGCCATTGGCAAATGTTGCAAAACGACTGCCGGAACTTGACGCTGCACGATTAATACATGCTGATTTTTTTGAACACAACGCAACGTATGATCTTATTATTGAGCAAACTTTTTTCTGTGCACTGTCTCCCGAACTAAGAGATGCATACATGACAAAAGCACACAGCCTGCTGGCTCCCGGCGGAAAAATTGCAGGATTGCTATTTGACTTTCCACTTACAGAACAGGGTCCACCCTTTGGTGGCAGCAGAGAAGAATACATTGCCCTGTTTGGGAATCTCTTTAAAATAACCATGCTGCACAGGGCTTATAATTCTATTAAACCCAGGGCAGAAAGGGAACTGTTTTTTATCTTTGAAAAAAAATAACAACACCACTTATTACTATGAACATCATCCTAAACAAGCAGGAAATACAACATAAAACACGCCGCATTGCCTACCAGATATACGAAACCTTTTCGGATGAAACCGAAGTAGTACTTGCAGGCATAGCAAGTAACGGTTATGTATTTGCCAAGCTTCTTGCAACCGAACTGGAAAAGATATCTGATATAAAGCCAATATTGTGCGAAGTAACCATAAATAAGCAGCAACCGCTTGAGCCTGTAAAAACATCGTTACCTACAGCAGAATACACAAATAAGGCACTTGTTTTAATTGACGATGTACTAAATAGTGGCACTACGCTTATTTATGGTGTAAAGCATTTTCTTGATGTTCCGCTAAAAAAATTCAAAACAGCGGTACTGGTAGACCGCAACCACAAACAATACCCTGTTAAAGCCGATTTTAAGGGCCTCTCCCTGTCTACTTCTATGCGTGAGCACATACAGGTAGAACTGGAAGGCGATGAGCCCTATGCTGCGCTTAATTAAAGCAGGCTCATAATTTCATCTGCCACCTGTGCAGGAGATTTTCCGTCGGTTAGTACTACATGCTTTGCATGATGGTAAAAGTAACTGCGTTCAAAAAGGTGCTGCCCTATAAACTCTTCGAGCGCGGCACCTTCAAGGTTTGCAAGTAGCGGGCGTGTCCTACCCTGCCCCTGTACGCGCTTTACAACCTCTTTAATGCCCGTTTTAAGATAAACAGATACTACATCATTCCGCTGTAACAATAAATGATTATTAGCATAGCAGGGCGTTCCCCCTCCCAGGCCAAGTATAAAATCTTCATTTACGTCTAAAAGACCTTTAAGTATATTGTGCTCAAGTTTGCGAAATTTAATCTCACCATCCGTCGCAAATATTTCTTCTACGGTTTTTCCGGTTTCTTTTTCAATTATTTCATCAAGATCCATGTACGGAATTTCTGCGGCATTAGACAGTAAACGGGCTGTCGTGGTCTTACCAGACCCCATATAGCCACAAAGTATAATCTTTTTCATATTAATAAGCCCTTATAAATTAAGAGGTTGAAGAACAAGGTTAAAAAAAAATCAAATTTATAATAAAAAGGCTTTGAAAAATGAATAAAACATGCGTATATTTGCACCCGCATTCAGGGAATGACTTTTATTGACTAATGACTCGGTAGCTCAGCTGGTAGAGCACATCACTTTTAATGATGGGGTCCTGGGTTCGAATCCCAGCCGGGTCACAAAATAAAGTCTTTTTTGAATGCTACCGACTCGGTAGCTCAGCTGGTAGAGCACATCACTTTTAATGATGGGGTCCTGGGTTCGAATCCCAGCCGGGTCACAAAAAGTTAAGCCGAAATGCTTAACTTTTTTTTTTGCTTACATATGGCCACGTGGAGAAACTGGTAGACTTGCCATCTTGAGGGGGTGGTGCCGCAAGGCGTATGGGTTCGAATCCCATCGTGGTCACTTTTAGCTGTTTAGACAACAGCGAACTTATTTTCAAAAGCTCATAAAAGCCTGCAAATCAATAGAGTTGCAGGCTTTTTTAGTTTAAGGCACATTTCAAATTTTATAATAATAATCATAATTATCGTGGCGCTTTCGTGGCACCGGTATTTTTGATAAAAAAGTGCCACAGATTGGAACTTAACCAATTATAGGTTAACATGTTAAACGGGTTAACGACTTGATTTTAGGATACTATAATTCGCCCTTTATATTAATTAAAATGTTGAATTATGTTAGAAAACAGTTTTAGGCTTACCTTTTTTTTAAAGTCACCTAAGAAGGTGACAAGCCAAAGATTAATTTATTTGAGAATTACCGTTGATGGTATTGCAAAAGAAACTTCGACCAAACAGAAATGGGATGTAAAACGTTGGGATCAACAAGCCTGTAGAGCTACAGGTAATAAAGAAGATGCTAAGTCTATAAACTTTTACCTTGATTCGGTAACGAACAAAATTGTACAATTCAAAGCCGAACTTATATTAAATTCCCATACCATAACAGCACAGCGTATTGTTGATTTTGTATTAGGCAGGGACGTTTCAAGAGCCAAGCTATTAGAAGAATTTACGCTTCACAACGATGAGATGAGGGCATTGGTATCAAAGGGAGAGTATGCCATTGGCACTCATACCCATTTTGTTATTGCCAAGGGCCATGTAAAGGATTTTATTGAATTTAAGTACCGTGCCCCCGATATAGAATTTAGGGATCTTAATTATGAGTTTATAAAGGACTATGAATTTTTCCTAAAAACTGTAAAGCATTGTAACAACAACACTGCTTTAAAGCATATTACATATGTTCGGAAGATGGTATTGCGGGCTGTACACAAAGATATTCTTCAAAAGGATCCCTTTGCCAGCTTTAAAGGAAAAAGGACAAAGGTGGTTAAAAGCCCTTTAAGCCTGGAAGAACTTACAGCTTTGGAAAATTACAATTTTTCAACTCACAGGTTAAGTGTCATACGTGATGTTTTCATATTTCAGTGTTACACAGGGCTCGCTTATGTTGATGTCTTTAATCTTAAGCACTGTGATATAAAAAACGGAATTGACGGCAAGCTATGGATTATTAAAACGCGCCAAAAAACAGACAGTCCATTTCACGTGCCACTACTACCCCAAGCAATTAAAATTATGGAATTTTATAGAAATGACGCTACGTGTCTAAAAAAGGGTACAATCCTTCCGGTAGCATCAAATCAAAAGATGAATGAATATCTAAAGGAAATTGCAGCACTCTGCGGGCTCTCCTGCAGCCTTAATACTCACAAAGCAAGAAGAACATTCGGAAGCACTGTCACGTTGGCAAATGGAGTACCTATACACGTCGTAAAGGAAATGCTAGGCCATCAGTCCGTTAAGCAGACAGAAGAGTATGCTATTACCGAACAGATTGCCATTAGTAGGGAGATGGACGCCTTGACAAATAAATTTAATGTATCACTTTCCAAACCTACACTTGAATCTGATGGTATCGTATTGGAATTAAGAAAAGAGATTGAAGATCTAAAACATCAGTTGATGTCTAAAAATGATTTTGATTGATATGCATTCACTCAAATTTTAGACAATATGTAATAAGTAAGAAATATTTAAAATTTGCAAAAAATACAACTGCCACTGTTTCAGTGGCAGTTGTATTTTTGTAGACTACTTGTATTTTATGTTGATACTTATAATATCCGATGTAAGGTTGGTAGAACGACTGTAATGTCCATATCGTATTTCAAGCGCATTAAAATGTTTTATCCCAAAAACGCCGTTAGGTGTTGCTATCCTCATCCCCATACCATAAAAACTGCTGTCAAATTTAGACAGGTCGTAGTTGCTTGTATAAAATTCTTCTGATCCCGTATGTTCGGCATACGGCTTAAAGTATTTTACAGCACTCTGTGTATAATATCTGTAGAACGGGCTTATCGAAAAGAAAGGCGATATTTTTACCGGCACTTCAAGATCCGCCGTATGCGAGGTCAGTTTCCAATCGTCGGTATAATAACGGTAA contains the following coding sequences:
- a CDS encoding Crp/Fnr family transcriptional regulator, with the protein product MHPLRTHIEKITPLTDAEFDYILSHFTSRKLKKHQFLIQAGLACNHDHFVVNGLVKAYFTAEDGKQHILQFGMEDWWITDYQAYFNQIPATLDIDCIEDTEVLCLSLYNREKLAADMHKIEHFFRKKSNSGYIALQQRILSLLNNDAKTRYKELLERYPVLFQRVPKTVIAAYLGVSRETLSRLSQQ
- a CDS encoding type 1 glutamine amidotransferase domain-containing protein, with amino-acid sequence MRLTIKKTAMVLAAFTIILTGIDATAQVKKGKTMKKKILFVVTSHDKKGSTGEPTGYYLSEVSHPWEVLHNAGYEIDFVSPKGGKAPVDGFNLEDAVNKKFWNNETYRYKVEHTLKPSEVKVNDYVAIHYAGGHGAMWDLADNTEIAAIASKIYEHNGAVSAVCHGPAGIVNIKLSNSKYLIEGKKVAGFTNEEEAAVKLEKVVPFLLEDKLKEHGAKYEKAGLWQEYAVTDERLVTGQNPQSAHAVGIALLKVLKSL
- a CDS encoding FKBP-type peptidyl-prolyl cis-trans isomerase, coding for MNRFLKAFGLIALITFFASCKKDDDNVAPPRDFGVQYASEQDSIEKYLKNHYISNADIDNIRFDSIKNPATQVSIWDQTLYPLQYKMVKSTNEKNTVEYKVYYLNFRQGSGDRPTRGDNILISYRGWMLNDTQFDYQPFPNTQLSLYTDVYVEGWKNIIPLFNAGTYTDIPDNPNPANFNDYGVGVMFIPSGLAYYNSGSGLIGAYRPIVFSFRLYAVTYTDLDGDGILNKDELDLVNFPNVSDIEYVDTDADGTPNYRDQDDDGDGYSTRLELRKPKSVGDTSTNYEYYDVNSPEIITGSGQKVHLDPNVHSVQNP
- a CDS encoding RNA-binding S4 domain-containing protein, translated to MRIDKYLWCVRYYKTRSIATQAIQKGHVTVNGQQAKASRDVFAGDKITVRRDQINYILSILDIPANRVGPKLVDIYRKDETPPESFEHLALLRLSKEHYRAKGTGRPTKKDRRDLDDYSDDFPDDDDADI
- a CDS encoding methyltransferase, which produces MPTFNQAYWEERYKNDQAQWDTGTVTPPIKEYIDQLSDKTKRILVPGAGNGHEFEYLVTQDFKNAVMLDIAKEPLANVAKRLPELDAARLIHADFFEHNATYDLIIEQTFFCALSPELRDAYMTKAHSLLAPGGKIAGLLFDFPLTEQGPPFGGSREEYIALFGNLFKITMLHRAYNSIKPRAERELFFIFEKK
- a CDS encoding phosphoribosyltransferase family protein — translated: MTMNIILNKQEIQHKTRRIAYQIYETFSDETEVVLAGIASNGYVFAKLLATELEKISDIKPILCEVTINKQQPLEPVKTSLPTAEYTNKALVLIDDVLNSGTTLIYGVKHFLDVPLKKFKTAVLVDRNHKQYPVKADFKGLSLSTSMREHIQVELEGDEPYAALN
- a CDS encoding shikimate kinase, giving the protein MKKIILCGYMGSGKTTTARLLSNAAEIPYMDLDEIIEKETGKTVEEIFATDGEIKFRKLEHNILKGLLDVNEDFILGLGGGTPCYANNHLLLQRNDVVSVYLKTGIKEVVKRVQGQGRTRPLLANLEGAALEEFIGQHLFERSYFYHHAKHVVLTDGKSPAQVADEIMSLL
- a CDS encoding site-specific integrase, with translation MLENSFRLTFFLKSPKKVTSQRLIYLRITVDGIAKETSTKQKWDVKRWDQQACRATGNKEDAKSINFYLDSVTNKIVQFKAELILNSHTITAQRIVDFVLGRDVSRAKLLEEFTLHNDEMRALVSKGEYAIGTHTHFVIAKGHVKDFIEFKYRAPDIEFRDLNYEFIKDYEFFLKTVKHCNNNTALKHITYVRKMVLRAVHKDILQKDPFASFKGKRTKVVKSPLSLEELTALENYNFSTHRLSVIRDVFIFQCYTGLAYVDVFNLKHCDIKNGIDGKLWIIKTRQKTDSPFHVPLLPQAIKIMEFYRNDATCLKKGTILPVASNQKMNEYLKEIAALCGLSCSLNTHKARRTFGSTVTLANGVPIHVVKEMLGHQSVKQTEEYAITEQIAISREMDALTNKFNVSLSKPTLESDGIVLELRKEIEDLKHQLMSKNDFD